Sequence from the Maribellus comscasis genome:
TATCGATTTTGATCGTAACCTGCGACAAATCAATCGCGACAAACGCTACTGGGAAAGTAAACGGAAAAAAATTCGCCAGGTGGAAAAGATCCTGGATGAAATGGCAGCCAATTACGAAAGCGAATTACAGGAAACAAAAAAGCTGCGAAAAGAAGTGCTGGCCAAAGCCAAAGAAGATGCAGACAGATTGCTTTCGGGCGTAAACAAAAAAATTGAAAATACCATTCAGGAAATCAGGGATGCACAGGCAGAGAGAGAACGTACAAAAAAGGCGAGGGAAGAACTGGACGACCTGAAAAAACTTGTAAAACACAAGAGTGACAGCGACGATAAATTTATTCAGCAAAAAATTGACAAACTCCGTCAGCGCGAAGATAAGCGGAATAAACGACGGCCAAAAGATGAAAAAAAACCAATTCCAAAAGAGAAACTGGAAGAACGGGTGGAGTTAAAACCCGGTGATAAAGTTCAGATTAAAGGTCAGAATACAGTGGGCGACCTGATTGAATTGAATGATAAAAACGCGGTGGTTGCATTTGGACAACTGATTACCACATTACCCCGAAAACAGGTGGAACGCATCAGCAATAACGAAGCAAAAAAACTGGAAAAAGGAAAACGTACGGGGAATTCTTCTTTAACCCAAAATTTCTCGCAACGGCGCTTAACTTTTAAACCCGAAATTGACATTCGCGGACAACGTGTGGAAGAAGCCATTTCAAAAATTCAGGAATTTATCGATGAAGCCATTATGTTTGAAGTGGCACAATTGCGGATTCTTCATGGAAAAGGCCACGGCATTTTAAAATCAACCATTCGCGACTATTTACGTTCGGAACCCATGGTACGCAGCTACAAAGACGAACATGTGGATTTTGGTGGTGCGGGAATTACAGTGGTGAATCTGGCTTTGTAACGAAGCCTGCGCTATCCCCTCAAAGGAGGTAAAAAAAGGGAGCTGAACTCCCGTAATTCTTACAATTCATCAATTTTTGCAGCCATAATAAAATCATTCTCTGACAGACCCCCGATGGCATGCGTGCTCAACTCTACATCAACACTTTTGTAGTGAATACAAAGGTCAGGATGGTGGTCCTCTTTTTCGGCAATCCGCGCCACTTCCTGTGCAAAAGCCATACTTCGTTTAAAATTTTCAAATGGAAAACTGTACTTTATTGTTTTATTGTCGATCACATTCCAATCGTTTTTTAACCTTTCCAAATATTTTTCAATCTTTTCGCTCTTTAATGGTTCTTCATTTCCGTTGCAGGGTTCACATTTTTGTTCTTTTAATAGTAACATAATATTTCAATTTTTATGATTCATAATTTACTGTTAAAGTCAGTGAAAAGAATATGCCATGAATTGTAAGCTGGCCGAATAACCGGTAAACAGCCGCAAAAACCGGTTTAAACCATTTAGATTTTAAAAAATTGTGGATTCTATGCACGGGAGATGGGAAAGCTGTTCCACACCAAACTTCAACACAAAAAGAAATAAACTCTTATTTTCAACGAAATAAAACACAGGAACGGCGTTTTCTCATAAAAAAGACATGTGCTCCGAAATTTGGCATATTATTGGAACATTTACTTATGTTATTAAAAAAAGAGGAGAAGTTATGGAAACACATGAAAAATTTAAAACAGAAATAAATCAAAAATTAAGTGAAGCAAACGCAAAAATTGTGGATTTAAGAAGGCGTTCAAAAGAAAAAGGAAATACAGACGTAAAAAAGGATTTGTCAGTTATTTTACGACATCTGGAATCAGTACGCAACAACATCATGCTACAATATGAAAAAATCGACAAAACACAAAAGAAACAGGACGAGTTTCCCGAGTTGAAAAAAAACATTTACAGAAGTTTCGACTCATTTGAAGAGGCATTCTCACAGGCTGGTTCTTTGGTAAAACCGAGCAAATTCAGAACACGGGAGCGTTCAGTTGACTTTAATAATCCATTTGGAAACAGATAATATTCCTGATTCAGAGAGTCAAAAAGGGAAGCAAAATCCGGGAAACGGCATGCTTCCCTTTTTTATTTTTTTCTTTTTCTCAAAAAATTGATTAATCCTCCAGCTAGTAACAGATTCTTTTGCTGCGGCGTTAATTTACAAACGACCGGAAATTCCGCCCCTGAAATTTTGTTTACAACAAGGGCTGGTTTGCTCTCACGAATTGCTTCCCACACAAACTGAAATTCGAGGATATCACCCGGATTTATTTTATCATAATCTTCAGGGTTTTCAAAAACAAACGGAACAATTCCATAATTCACCAAATTTTGAAAGCCAATCCGGGCGTAACTTTTTGCGATAACTGCTTTCTGTCCCAAATAGCGAGGTGCAATTGCTGCATGCTCACGGCTGGAACCCTGTGCGTAATTTTCTCCTGCCACAACCACATGCCCGCCATCCGATTCTTTCATCTTCAAAGCTTTATCAAAAAATCCCTGATCGATTACATAGTATGCGTATTTACTAATGGCTTCAATATTACTTCGTAACGGTAGAACTTCTGCCCCCGCTTTTAAAATTTCATCAGTAGAAATATTATCTTCCATTTTTAAAGCTACCGGCACTTTAAACGAATCTTCCACAGCTTCAAAATCGGGTAGTGACTTTATGTTTGGCCCTTTTTTCAGTTCTGTGCTTTCATTCTTTTGTGCAGGAGGAACCAACATAAATGTATTCTTAGAAGCGTTTTCCGGCTCTTCATATTTGGGATATTTCATATACTTCCCGTATTTTTTGGGATTTGTTATTTTCCCGAACAATGCAGAAACCGCCGCTGTTTCCGGACTACACAAAAACACCTGATCGTCGGCAGTACCTGAACGGCCGGGAAAGTTACGCGGCATAGTGCGCAGGCTAATGGTATTGGAAGCAGGCGCCTGCCCCATTCCGATACATCCCATACAAC
This genomic interval carries:
- a CDS encoding 4a-hydroxytetrahydrobiopterin dehydratase is translated as MLLLKEQKCEPCNGNEEPLKSEKIEKYLERLKNDWNVIDNKTIKYSFPFENFKRSMAFAQEVARIAEKEDHHPDLCIHYKSVDVELSTHAIGGLSENDFIMAAKIDEL